The DNA sequence ATTGGAAGCAACAGATATTCAAAAAGCAGCAGAATTTCTTTCGAAACATCTACAACAAAATAGAAATGCCAGCTTTAATGCAATTGAGCGAGGTTATGTTTATAACATTCCTTATTACTGTAAAGAAGAAGAATACAGATTTGTTGCACCTGAACGAATGGCCTTTAAACGTCGTAAGCAACTTGAAGAGAGAGAGCATGTCAATGCTCGTCGTTTTTGGTTAGTTCCATCCAATCCAGACGAATATGACTTGGCAGGAGCTTTTAGTAATTATGACAAAATCCATTGGAGACGATCAGCTAATTATGAAAATGGCGACATTGTATTCATATACCTTTCTAATAATGTGCGAAAAATATGCTATAAAGTAGAGGTCATTAAAGGGCTTGTTCACCCTGATGAAGTTGAATACAACAAAACTCTTTGGAAAGATAAAGAAAAGTTTAAGCAATCAAAAACTTGGACTTGGTCCTGTTTTCGCTTAATTGACCAAGTTGATACTACTGAACTATCATTAGTCCACTTACGTGAAAATGGTGTGAGAGGAAATATACAAGGTCCACAGAAAGTTACTGGGAAACTACGAGATTATATCTTGTCTTTCTTTAATCATGATTTAACAAAAGATTATTATCCCGATGAAGTCCCTGGATCATTGGAAGAAGGAAAACGTAAATCAGTTACTGTGAATGTATATGAGCGTAACCCTATCGCCCGGAAGCTATGTATTGAACATTATGGGTTACAATGCCAAGTCTGTAATTTAAATTTTGAAGATACATATGGAGGAGTGGGAAAAGACTTTATTCATGTCCATCACATAATTCCGCTATATGAAATACAACAGGATTATGAAGTAAATCCAATTCTTGACTTAATCCCCGTTTGTCCGAACTGCCATGCGATGCTTCATCGGAAGGAAAATGGTATTTATTTATCAGTAGAGCAGTTAAAAAACCGTATTTTAAAAAGGTACTAGCGTTCTTTTTTTGGAATGATAAAATATTAATTTTCGAAATAGGTGCCTGATCCCACATTAGTTGATGCATAAAAGATTTGTGAGTAGGCACCTTCTTCTCGCGGTAAAAGAGGTGAAGACCACGGCATGGACATCATTCAAAAAAACTATCCCGGACACCAAGAAAAACGCAACATCAAACACGCTAAATAAGAAACAGGCAAAGCTGAAGTCCTGGTGCCAAAATGGAAAACATAAGTTGGAGGAAGGACTCATCGTGGTTAATCGGCCAAGGAATAGGCTGGATCAGGCGTAGCTGAAACCTACTTTGATAGTGAAGCCTAAGAAAGTTGTTTATGTGTCCTGCAACCCGTTGACATTGGCGAAGAATGGTGCTG is a window from the Bacillus infantis NRRL B-14911 genome containing:
- a CDS encoding HNH endonuclease, with the protein product MATPITIYRNNETILEATDIQKAAEFLSKHLQQNRNASFNAIERGYVYNIPYYCKEEEYRFVAPERMAFKRRKQLEEREHVNARRFWLVPSNPDEYDLAGAFSNYDKIHWRRSANYENGDIVFIYLSNNVRKICYKVEVIKGLVHPDEVEYNKTLWKDKEKFKQSKTWTWSCFRLIDQVDTTELSLVHLRENGVRGNIQGPQKVTGKLRDYILSFFNHDLTKDYYPDEVPGSLEEGKRKSVTVNVYERNPIARKLCIEHYGLQCQVCNLNFEDTYGGVGKDFIHVHHIIPLYEIQQDYEVNPILDLIPVCPNCHAMLHRKENGIYLSVEQLKNRILKRY